The following proteins are co-located in the Paraburkholderia phytofirmans PsJN genome:
- a CDS encoding 3-hydroxybutyrate dehydrogenase codes for MALNDKVALVTGAASGIGEQCARKLAADGATVVIADLNLVNAQKVAEDIVKTGAKAIAIGMDVTSEESVNAGVAETVRRLGSLDVLVSNAGIQIVNRIEEYPFADWKKMLAIHLDGAFLTTKAAIRHMYASKKGGAVIYMGSVHSHEASQLKSAYVTAKHGLLGLARVVAKEGGPHGVRANVVCPGFVRTPLVDKQIPEQAKALGISEQQVVSDVMLKDTVDGEFTSVDDVANTVAFLAGFESSALTGQSIVVSHGWFMQ; via the coding sequence ATGGCACTGAATGATAAGGTCGCGCTCGTTACGGGCGCGGCAAGCGGCATCGGCGAGCAGTGTGCACGAAAGCTCGCGGCAGACGGCGCGACAGTCGTGATTGCGGATCTGAATCTGGTGAACGCGCAGAAGGTGGCTGAAGATATCGTAAAGACTGGTGCTAAAGCCATTGCTATCGGTATGGATGTGACCAGCGAAGAATCAGTCAATGCCGGTGTGGCTGAAACGGTGCGGCGACTGGGCAGCCTCGACGTTCTCGTCTCGAATGCGGGCATTCAGATCGTCAACCGGATCGAAGAGTATCCGTTTGCCGATTGGAAGAAGATGCTTGCGATTCACCTCGATGGCGCGTTTCTCACAACCAAAGCCGCTATCAGGCACATGTACGCCTCCAAAAAGGGCGGCGCGGTGATCTATATGGGCTCGGTACATTCCCACGAGGCGTCGCAGCTCAAGTCCGCTTACGTGACAGCCAAGCACGGGCTTCTCGGTCTCGCTCGCGTTGTCGCGAAGGAAGGCGGTCCGCATGGCGTACGCGCGAATGTCGTATGTCCTGGCTTCGTCAGGACACCGCTGGTGGATAAGCAGATCCCTGAGCAGGCCAAGGCTTTGGGTATATCCGAGCAACAGGTGGTAAGCGACGTCATGTTGAAAGACACCGTGGACGGCGAATTCACGTCGGTCGACGATGTCGCCAACACGGTTGCATTCCTTGCCGGGTTCGAGTCGAGCGCGCTCACCGGCCAATCGATCGTGGTCAGTCATGGCTGGTTCATGCAGTAA